The proteins below come from a single Vanessa cardui chromosome 7, ilVanCard2.1, whole genome shotgun sequence genomic window:
- the LOC124531421 gene encoding cAMP-dependent protein kinase catalytic subunit 1-like produces the protein MTTKSSNKTYGTFKKEMSYKLAAQSTSTEVRDGYTEQQQQTYRKYLQQLKNEFDQRWCKKQNFNIEFSDLERVRTLGTGAFGRVVLLKYTKTQKFYAMKVLEKEKVIKMKQVDHTLYEKRILEAIRFPFTVSMEFSFKDNSYIYFVMPFVPGGEMFSHLRRMGKFEEPLAKFYASQVILALEYLHFTNLVYRDLKPENILIDRNGYLKITDFGFCKVLQGRTWTLCGTPEYLAPELILSKGYGFSVDWWSFGVLLYEMNAGYPPFYANDPMKTYEKIVAGKYRCPSSFNADLRDIVRNTLQVDITKRFGVMRNGVMDFKNHRWFKGIEWEAILNCRWTPPYIPKCKHPGDSTNFERYDEEAIKPSSHCRFESEFLDF, from the coding sequence ATGACAACAAAAAGTTCAAACAAAACGTAtggtacatttaaaaaagaaatgtctTATAAACTAGCCGCTCAATCAACTTCCACGGAAGTGCGTGATGGTTACACGGAACAACAACAGCAAACATACAGAAAATATCTGCAACAACTCAAAAATGAATTCGATCAAAGATGGTGTAAGAAACAAAACTTTAACATCGAATTTTCCGACTTAGAACGTGTCCGAACGCTCGGTACCGGCGCTTTTGGAagagttgttttattaaaatatactaaaacacAAAAATTCTATGCCATGAAGGTTTTAGAAAAAGAAAAGGTTATAAAGATGAAACAAGTCGATCACACGCTCTACGAGAAACGAATTCTCGAAGCGATACGATTTCCTTTTACTGTTTCGATGGAATTCAGTTTTAAAgataatagttatatttattttgttatgccATTCGTACCTGGAGGCGAAATGTTTAGTCACCTGCGGCGAATGGGAAAGTTTGAGGAACCGTTAGCGAAATTTTATGCAAGTCAAGTTATTTTAGCTCTAGAATACCTGCATTTTACAAACTTAGTATATCGAGATTTAAAaccagaaaatatattaatagatagaaACGGCTACTTAAAGATAACCGATTTTGGATTTTGTAAAGTATTACAGGGAAGGACTTGGACACTATGTGGTACACCAGAATATTTGGCCCCGGAGTTAATTTTAAGCAAAGGATATGGTTTTTCCGTAGACTGGTGGTCGTTTGGTGTTTTATTGTATGAAATGAATGCAGGTTATCCTCCGTTTTATGCAAATGATCCAATGAAAACATATGAAAAAATTGTTGCTGGAAAATACCGTTGTCCTTCGAGCTTCAACGCTGATTTACGAGATATTGTTCGCAATACACTTCAAGTTGATATAACCAAGAGATTCGGAGTAATGAGAAACGGTGTAATGGATTTCAAAAACCACAGATGGTTCAAGGGAATCGAATGGGAAGCGATTCTAAACTGTCGTTGGACACCACCGTATATCCCGAAATGCAAGCACCCTGGAGATTCAACTAATTTCGAACGATACGATGAAGAGGCAATAAAACCATCTTCACACTGTCGATTTGAATCTGAATTTCTAGACTTTTAG